A genomic region of Pseudorca crassidens isolate mPseCra1 chromosome 10, mPseCra1.hap1, whole genome shotgun sequence contains the following coding sequences:
- the TUBB gene encoding tubulin beta chain encodes MREIVHIQAGQCGNQIGAKFWEVISDEHGIDPTGTYHGDSDLQLDRISVYYNEATGGKYVPRAILVDLEPGTMDSVRSGPFGQIFRPDNFVFGQSGAGNNWAKGHYTEGAELVDSVLDVVRKEAESCDCLQGFQLTHSLGGGTGSGMGTLLISKIREEYPDRIMNTFSVVPSPKVSDTVVEPYNATLSVHQLVENTDETYCIDNEALYDICFRTLKLTTPTYGDLNHLVSATMSGVTTCLRFPGQLNADLRKLAVNMVPFPRLHFFMPGFAPLTSRGSQQYRALTVPELTQQVFDAKNMMAACDPRHGRYLTVAAVFRGRMSMKEVDEQMLNVQNKNSSYFVEWIPNNVKTAVCDIPPRGLKMAVTFIGNSTAIQELFKRISEQFTAMFRRKAFLHWYTGEGMDEMEFTEAESNMNDLVSEYQQYQDATAEEEEDFGEEAEEEA; translated from the exons atgagggaaatCGTGCACATCCAGGCCGGTCAGTGTGGCAATCAGATCGGTGCCAAG TTCTGGGAGGTGATCAGTGATGAACATGGCATCGACCCCACCGGCACCTATCATGGGGATAGCGACCTGCAGCTGGACCGCATCTCCGTGTACTACAATGAAGCCACAG GTGGCAAATATGTTCCTCGTGCTATCTTGGTGGATCTAGAACCCGGGACCATGGACTCTGTTCGCTCAGGGCCTTTTGGTCAGATCTTCAGACCAGACAACTTTGTTTTTG GTCAGTCTGGGGCAGGCAACAACTGGGCCAAGGGCCACTATACAGAGGGGGCCGAGCTGGTCGACTCGGTCCTGGATGTGGTTCGGAAGGAGGCCGAGAGCTGTGACTGCCTGCAGGGCTTCCAGCTGACCCACTCGCTGGGCGGGGGCACGGGCTCTGGAATGGGCACCTTGCTCATCAGCAAGATCCGTGAAGAGTATCCTGACCGCATCATGAACACCTTCAGTGTGGTGCCCTCACCCAAAGTGTCCGACACCGTGGTGGAGCCCTACAACGCCACCCTGTCCGTCCATCAGCTGGTGGAGAACACTGATGAGACCTACTGCATTGACAACGAGGCCCTTTACGACATCTGCTTCCGCACCCTCAAGCTGACCACGCCAACCTACGGGGACCTGAACCACCTCGTCTCGGCCACCATGAGTGGTGTCACCACCTGCCTCCGCTTCCCTGGCCAGCTCAATGCTGACCTCCGCAAGCTGGCAGTCAACATGGTGCCCTTCCCACGTCTCCACTTTTTCATGCCTGGCTTTGCTCCTCTAACCAGCCGTGGAAGCCAGCAGTATCGGGCCCTCACTGTGCCAGAGCTCACCCAGCAGGTCTTCGATGCCAAGAACATGATGGCTGCCTGTGACCCCCGCCATGGCCGGTACCTCACCGTGGCTGCTGTCTTCCGTGGGCGGATGTCCATGAAGGAGGTCGATGAGCAGATGCTCAACGTGCAGAACAAGAACAGCAGCTACTTCGTGGAATGGATCCCCAACAATGTCAAGACGGCCGTCTGCGACATCCCACCCCGTGGCCTCAAGATGGCGGTCACCTTCATTGGAAACAGCACAGCCATCCAGGAGCTGTTCAAGCGCATCTCAGAGCAGTTCACTGCCATGTTCCGCCGGAAGGCCTTCCTCCACTGGTACACAGGTGAGGGCATGGACGAGATGGAGTTCACCGAGGCTGAGAGCAACATGAACGACCTCGTCTCCGAGTACCAGCAGTACCAGGATGCCACcgcagaagaggaggaggatttCGGTGAGGAGGCCGAAGAGGAAGCCTAA